aaaatagaacgCCTATCTAAAAAGCTTGATGTATCTATAAGAGTTGGACACGGTGCACTAGGACTAGtagttactatttattattattattattcttttttttttatgtctagtccttttttattataatgagttTATGCATTAgaagcaaaattttttatttgtgattgCAGCTTATTAATTGCAAGgctttttatgttatgtttttgttttaaatgtatgttacaTTGGGTTCAGATTGTCAGTCTCTATGGCTTGGAAGCAGAGAATCAACTGCTGAGGTGTCTGCTCAGTGAGGCGGCTAAAACGTGGGACGAGCGTACGGCATCCAGCGTGCATGCGTCACTCCTCGCCCAGCACTTGGCCTGTCTACTCAACCACCCCGCAAAGTCTACGGTGATCTGCCAAGCTGTTGATCAACCCACACGCTCACTGCAAAAGGTAAATGCATTATATAACAGTTTTGttattgattgttttattttttgtgtgtgCTGTCCTAAAAATAAACGGTAGAAGcaaatgctttttatttttatgtaagcattatatttattttgcgaTGTGTTCGTGTTAGTCATTCAACTGTCAGGTTTGAATGGCTAGTTATGTAAGAAAAGAGAGGATTTTTCTTTCGCAGGTTTTAAAACCAACGAATTCACTACTTAGTCGACTAGCAAGGTTGCTGAAATTTACGACAGCCCAAGATGTTGCCTTCACATTGGTGCTGAGAAGAAATTCTTCGAAACCTGACATTGTTTCTCTTGCCAAACAGCATTTAAAGAAAAGATTTTTGGACTTTGTCCAGTGTTATCTTGACGCAGGTATAATAAACGCTTCCGGGCCGTTTTGCTAATCTTAAAATCTCGTGTTTTCCTTAAACTCattgtttatgttattgttattctaatatattttttttctgtgcaGAGCGTGGTCATCAAGTTGAGAGAGCGGGACTTCAGGAATGCAGCCCTGAAGTTTTGCAAACTCTTCTAACCAGTCTCGCCTACGAGAACTTCCGGCTTGCAGCCGTCACGAAGGATTTGTTTTTGAAACGTCTGCGTATAGACTTTCCCCGCGAGGTTGTTCCTATTGTACTTGCGCCCCTGCTGTACCCCGACGACACACAAACTCCTTTGGAGGAGATGACAACGTCTGATGATATGACAGCAGCAATGATGGATAATACTTTAGCGGAAATCATTCGAGACATCGGCTATGCCTTCACGGCTTCCGTCGAAgactgtaaaaataatatggtcAATTTTGGTGCCAGGGAGCCCACAGCAATTGACGTTGCCAGAATCATATCTACTATGATCAAGTATCATGCAACTATACAAGAAGCTCCACATGTCCAAACTCCAGGGAATTTCTGGATGAATCATGAGGCTAAAAAGGAGGCCATGGCCCATGGGCACGTCGGAGAAACGTGGAACCCAGAGGTATTTGTCCAGACACTCAAAGAACTtgcttcaaatttaaattggaaAGAAGTCATTCTACAATTAGATCATCCAGAATTCATTGTTCCCGATAGACAGGGTTTGAGCCTACTATTTACTATTTTGCGCCTAGGTCTCCAGAGCGCTGGATATCCTGCAAATATATTCCCCGTTGAATACCTTTGTCGTCGTTGGGCGAATTTGGAAGGTCAAATGAGTTTATTAACGAACATACTCAAACATCCGGATATATTCAGCTTTGCCGATCATCCTTTCCATCCAGTATCGATAGATCTGCTGAAATCGCCACCGGAAACAGATAACAAAGAAGTATCTACTTGGCGATGTCTATATTTGGTAGAGCTATTATTATATGCTTCAGAACGCGGCTATTATCTGCAAGTACACGAGCTATTTAAATATCCACTACAGCACTGTCCTGACATACTATTGTTGGCGTTGTTACAAATTAGTCCACCTATAACGGTGTTTAGACAAGAATTATTAACAACACTCATTCCTATATTTTTGGGCAACCATCCAAACTCGGGCATAGTTTTACAACATGCATGGCATTCACAAAATCCCAATATCAAGCCCATAATCATGCATGCAATGGCAGATTGGTATATACGAGGAGAATGTGATCAGTCGAAGCTATCAAGAATATTGGACGTTGCGCAGGACCTTAAGGCTCTATCCTTATTGTTGAACGTCCAATCTTTTCCATTTATAATCGATCTAGCTTGCCTAGCATCGCGTAGAGAGTACCTCAAACTTGACAAGTGGCTAACAGACAAAATACGTGATCATGGAGAGACATTTGTTACAGCCATGGTTAAATTTCTTCAACGAAGATGTCCCCAAATAATTGGGAAAATACCGGAAGACCAATTGCCCAAAGCGGCACAGTTACCGCCGGAGACTGTGGGCACAATGTTGGCCTGTCTACAGTTGTGTATCCCCAATGTTCAGCAAGAATTACAGGAGGCGATATACAACTTAATGGCTAGCTGTCAAGCCTTAATTCTTACTAAAGCTAGACCGGGTATACCCGGTATTGCAAGACCTCATACACGGATTTTAGAAACTCCATTCAATCCTGCTGGCCTGGGCCCTCAGCTTTTTACTCCCCATGTTGACGCTATTGCAAATTTAGCACCGAATGTCGCCAATATGACATTGGGAGCACCGGCAAATACAGCTTTTGCAATGCCAGGTACTCTCGGACCATTAGTCGCAGCTCCAGGATCACCATCTCGTCTCCTAGGAGCTGGACCTAATAGTCCCTTTGCTATGATGCCCATGCAGCAACATGTTGCCAATGTGGCAAATATGGGAGCATTAGCCCGAATGCCTCCAACACCTATGGACAAGCCACGATTGCCAGATCCTATACATTTACCAGAAATGATTCACAATGTGTCCAAAGAAATAGAAGACGAAGCCAATGGTTATTTTCAAAGGATTTACAATCATCCTCCTCATCCTACATTATCAATAGATGAGGTACTAGAAATGCTTAAGAAATTCCAAGATTCGCCCAACAAAAGGGAACGTGATGTGTTCTCTTGTATGCTCCGGAACCTATTCGAAGAGTATAAATTTTTCCCACAATACCCCGATAAAGAGTTGCATATTACAGCGCAGTTATTCGGTGGTATCATTGAGAAGGGATTAGTTCCTAGTTATGTGTCACTAGGGCTGGCTCTAAGATTCGTCCTAGATGCTTTACGAAAGCCGGAGGGCTCTAAAATGTATTACTTTGGCATAGCGGCTTTAGATAGATTTAAGTCGCGATTAAAAGATTACCATAAATATTGCGAACACGTAAGAGCCATACcgcattttaatgaattcccTCCACACTTAATCGAATACATTGAGTACGGTCTCCAGAGCCAAGAGCCGCCCACTAAACCACAGGGGGCAGTTTTACCTACGAGTCTAACCGCCATCTTGAATCAGACCGCCGTTATAACAGTTTCAGCACCTTACAGGTAAATGAACATAATTAACCTTCATgattatctaatatttttattagaacattgtgatacttaataataaaaaataaataaatatatttttattaatttacaggGCAGTAATTTGCGCTCCCAGTGCCATCTCTGTCATCTCGAAAGTGTCAAATTGTATTGCGGGCGGTATAGGAAGTCGGCCGTCAATAGCCAACGCCACCAACATTGATACACTACTGACTGCTACCGACAGGGAAGAGAAGATAAACGCACCACCAGAGGCTATTCAAGATAAAACTGCTTTCATATTCAATAATCTTAGTCAATTGAACTTACAACCCAAATGTGAAgagttaaaagaaattataacagAAGAATATTTCCCATGGCTATCACAGTACCTAGTGATGAAAAGAGCGTCCATAGAACTAAATTTCCACGCTCTGTACTCAAATTTCCTAGACGTCCTAAAAATTCGTGAAATAAACAGGTTAGTTACTAAAGAAACTTATCGGAACATCAGAGTATTGTTGCGATCTGATAAAGGCATAGCTAACTTTTCTGATCGATCGTTACTCAAAAACCTCGGCCATTGGTTAGGCATGCTCACCTTAGCTCGCAATCAACCGATCCTCTACATCGACCTCGACCTCAAAGCACTCTTACTTGAAGCTTATCACAAAGGCCAGCAGGAGCTGTTATATGTCGTGCCGTTTGTTGCGAAGGTCTTGGAATCCTGCGCCAAGAACGTCGTATTTAAACCGCCGAACCCTTGGACAATGGCCCTAATGAACGTATTGGCTGAATTACATCAAGAACcagacttaaaattaaatctgaaGTTTGAAATAGAAGTGCTTTGTAAAAACTTGAGTTTAGACATAGCCGATCTTAAGCCATCTCTGTACCTGAAGGACCCAGAGAAAGTGAGGACGATAGAGTTCCAGCTCTCACAACCGAAACCGGTCAAAGAAACCCCCAACGTGATGCCAGTGAATCAGACATTAGTTCCGGCACCACAAATACAATTGATGCCACCACAGCCTCAGATGATACCCGTCGAAGATATGTCAGCTGCCGCGCCCACGCCCACCGCTGGGCTGGTCGCCAATGATCCAAACCTCATGGGCGTCCTAGGTTTGCCAGAGCCACGGTTCAACTACCTCGACGTCAACGTCTCATCCACCTCGGCCTTCGGAcagaaaatatgtttcaatcCGCATATCATTCTGTTCCAAAACTACCCACACTTGAAACAATTTGTGAAACCTGCTATAGAAAGGTCGATTCAAGAATGGATACATCCAGTCGTCGATAGGTCCATCAAGTACGCTCTGACGACTTGTGAGCAGATAATAAGGAAAGACTTCTCCTTCGACCCCGACGAAGTACGTATGCGCACTTGCGCTCATCACATGATGAGGAATTTAACGGCCGGTATGGCTATGATAACCTGTCGGGAGCAGATCATCAGCACCATTAGCACAAACCTTAAGGCGGCGTTCATCACGGCTTTGATACCGACCACGCCGCAACAGGTAACTTGTTTCTTGAATATACGCCCTTAAAACTGTACACTTTAGGTATTGTGTATCTTTATACTTTTAACTTAGTTTAACACTTTGCAGAAGGATATCATAGAGAGTGCCGCAGCGGTGCTTGCTACTGAGAACATGGAACTTGCTTGTGCTTTCATCCAGAAGACAGCCGTTGAGAAGGCGCTCCCGGAACTCGACAAACGACTGATGAACGATTACGAAATGCGTAAAATTGCTCGGCAAGAGGGCAGGAGATACTACGATCCCATTGTCTTGACGTATCAGACAGAGAGGATACCGGAACGAGTCCGCCTACGCGTCGGAGGTCCAACGGACTTGCAGATCTCTGTCTACGAGGAGTTCGCGTGCAACATTCCAGGATTCATGCCTGTGAGAGACGCTGGAATGTTCATACCGAAACCGTCCGCCCAAGAACAAGTACCACAGATGACGTTTAATCAAGTAATGAATCCGCAACAGgtagatatatatacaacaGCTGTATAGTCTGTCTGTATGGggtagtttattaaaataattcaatatccAGGTATATGGAACGGATGAGATGGGTACACTGATATCAGCTGCGGAGTTGTTCCTCAGCAACGCCCTGTCTGTTCCCTCGTTCGCGGTGCAAGCGACAAACATGCATACCTTACTCGAATGCCTCATCATCGCCAGACGGAATCGTGATATCGTTTCGGGCTACACTCTCCTACAGCGAGTGAGTCCCGTCATgtgattttatatgtattttaagtagAGCCTCGGTATTTGAATGATGCATTCGTTTTCAGGCTGTTGAGGGTCTCCTAGATGGTCACATTGTACAGCCGGGCACGAACCCAGAACACGCTGAAATGATGACCCGTTATCGTGATATCCACCTGCGAGTACTAAAGCTGTTAGAAGACGCGAGGGTGTACGGCCACGCGTGGACAACTAAACAGATCACATACTGCGTATCCGAATGTAGGGATGAACTGAGATACAACCTGGAAGCTATCGACTGTCTCGTAAGGAACCACCTGATCAACATGCCAcaggttaatattataattaatattatactttatgcttttaattgttttaaataattaataaatataaaattaatttcagtacGATCTTGCGTTGGCACATTTGATGGACAACGGCAACAACTACGTCGCCGTGGCTTTCGCGATGCAAGTGGTTCAGTTATACCTTGTGGATGACAGGAACAACGTGTACGCAACGGAATCAGACCTCTATCACACTACTGACACCCTCGTTAGGATGATGTCACACTCGCGGCAGCCGCCGCCAGAGGGTCTTGCCACATTGATTGAAACTATCCGCATCAACCAGGACCCGAGCACATATCTTGGTGAACGTTCACCTCTTGGACCCACCGCTCACATTCACAATGGCATTTTGCAAGTGCGGGTAAGTCATATCATTTGccacaatttataataactatctAGGAGTCGATgagaatataaagaatattaaattatcaattgtTCTTCACAACAGGCCCGCGACTACGAGGATCCACCCGGTCTCCAAGAGAAGACGGAAAATCTGCTCCGCGAATGGAGGAACGTGCTCCTCAGTCCACTCACTGAAATAGAGATCGGACAGAACTTCAATATATACGTGCACAGGATGAACATGAATGGCATACTGAAATCTGATGACATGATCACACGTTTCTTCCGCATAGCCACTCAGATGTGCGTCGAGAATGTATACCAGCTGTTGAACGAGGACAGGATGAATCCTCCCCCCGTGCCGCCGAAGAGGGACAAGTATTACGCTATGTGCGACTCATTCATCAAGCTTGTGTCGCTGCTGATTAAGAATACGGCTGACGGAGGAAATCCAACACCGAAATTGAACTTATTGAACAAGGTTCGTTGCATGTAACTAATGATTTAGCTgtcaaaagaaattttatcatttaatgccatatttgttatttgtcatattaaaaatttacttatatataatatgacaacGTGGTAGAGATATTTTTACCAGTACGGTGTGCATAATGGTTACACCAATACAGATCCTGGGTATAATCGCGGGCTGTCTGCTGCAAGACCACGAGGAGCACGGCTCGAATTTCCAGCAGCTGCCGTACCACCGTCTCCTGCTGATACTGTTCCTAGACATGAACATGGCCGAACCCGTCCTTGAATCTATGAACTACCAGGtttgtcattaaaaattacagtaCTATCATATGAcagctatattattatacgcTCACCggtgtttatttgaatatcgtctcaaaaataagttttaaataaaaatagtgctGATAATATCATCAGTTAGCAAAAGCTTCTAAGTgcgtgataattttattatgtagtttccAACAGAAGATGATATTTTCGTAGGTTCTAACAGCATTCTGCCACACCCTCCGCATCATACGCCCGAGTGTAGCTCCAGGGTTTTGTTACGCGTGGCTTGAAATAGTCGCCCACCGAGCATTCGTGAATCGTGTTCTGGCTGTGACGCCGCAACAGAAGGTagctatcaaataaatatataacgttaTACATAAGAATACATACAAAACCTTCATTACATATGGACATTAGGTATTGACATAGTCTGGACAGAAGATTCTGATTCTGGCATTAGCTGAAGGTTACTTATGAGAAAAAATTTTCAGTACAATTATAGGATCTTGTGTAACCTGTGTTATAAATTGCAtacaattttactattttcattggaaggagataatatttttggacatGCCTCGTGCAGCTtcgattatataatataaattatacgaaaGAATAGGCTTACTGAATACTTTAGtcgtatatttttctgtacgTATATCCATTAAGTTGGCTGTGTAAACGaggatttaaattttgaagcCTTAGGCATGAAAATGCTCTTAATATAACATAGTCGTATACACTTTTCTAAATGACATATCGCGAAATGTAACCTGATGCTAGGTGACATGACTATGAATATCAGAAATATCTTGTATAGAAAATGTACATCTTGCccaataattgtttatttaccaAAGGGCCGCCTGGCTTTAGcgtattattatcatttataggaTTTGCTGGTTAtaagcatattttatttgcatacaCCAGATAGCATTGTATAGTATGAAATGTAAAGgtctagatatatatattaatctaaataataagGCTTTATTACAAAAGCGTTAACCATCTAAAGTCCAGATTATGTGTCATACGCTAGACTTTGAATTTTCGATAACCTGAGTATtcaattaaactataatttatatgaaaattcagGTTTAATGTATTCACTGACGAAGTACATCAATCATTTTAGCCAATCATGTAAATTACACGATTTATCAGCTTATAAAGATTGTCTGTTCACATTCTGTATACGTCACGATCACTTGTGAGGCCCACACGCATATCCCTTGCAGATAACCCTCGgagttgtataaattttttgttggaCGCTGTTATACATTTCGGCAACCGATCTCATGATATTCTTCCACTTGCCAGATCGGTTACCGATATGTTGTTGactgttatattaaagttcCATGATGGACATAAATCTATGGCGCACCACTCTGGTGATTGTAACGAGTGTGTGAACAGACtcgaatatacatatatgttatttgtaaataaatttgcatTGTGTTGATAATATCACTGCATATCTTATGAATTCTTTTCCTTTTGTTCAAGTCTATCATGGAAGTattggtatataaattttttcatttaagctCGTATGTGTTTACAGTTCGTTATTCGCTTTTGATACCATTGCTTGATCATCGCTTgtttgagatatatatatatatatatatttacatatatatatatatattttgtttattttacgttATATACTAAACGTTGAATGTCCTCAGGGTTGGGGGATGTATTCGACGCTGCTTATCGACCTTTTCAAGTTCCTCGATCCGTTCTTACGTAACACGGAGCTGGCGACGCCAGTCATGATGCTGTACAAGGGAACACTTAAAGTGTTGCTAGTATTGCTCCACGACTTTCCCGAGTTTTTGTGTGACTATCACTATGGCTTTTGCGATGAGATCCCACCGAATTGCATACAGATGAGGAATCTCATTCTGTCCGCGTTCCCGAGGAACATGCGTCTGCCGGATCCATTCACACCCAACTTGAAGGTGGATCTGTTGGCCGAGATCACTCTACCACCGCGTGCCGTTATCAACTACGCCAATATAATACCGGCGTCGCAGTTCAAAAAGGATCTGGACGCGTATATCAAGGCCAGGGCTCCGGTTACATTCCTATCGGAACTGCGCAGTAACATGCAGGTGAATCTAACGTTGTCTTGTGATCACAGAGGTGACGTGGTAAaacgtatatacatatataatcgCATGAGTTTGATGCTTCCGACGGCATTGCTTCATCGTGAATGGGCATGTATGTGACTATGTTGGTGATGTAACAGGTGGTGAACGAGCCAGGTCGCAGGTACAACAGCCAGCTGATGAACGCGGTGGTGCTTTACGTCGGGACGCAGGCGATCGCTTACATCCGTGCCAAAGGGCAGACGCCGAACATGTCGACGATAGCACATTCAGCTCACATGGATATATTCCAGAATTTCACCGTAGACTTTGACTATGAGGGCCGGTGAGTGACTTATTAATCAGCtgttaatagttaattatatactGAATAGTGATGCACGAAGGATAACTTATCGATTAATAGAGATTTCCGTCAGAGtacattattacataaaaatgtcttaCAGGTATCTATTCTTGAACGCTATCGCGAATCAGCTCCGTTATCCGAACAGTCACACGCACTACTTCAGTTGCTGCCTGCTGTATCTGTTCGCCGAGGCTAACACGGAGGCTGTTCAGGAACAGATAACGAGGATGCTCCTAGAAAGGTTGATAGTAAACCGACCACACCCCTGGGGGCTCCTCATCACATTCATCGAACTCATCAAAAATCCTATATATAAGTTCTGGACACACGAATTCGTACATTGCGCGCCCGAGATCGAAAAGTAAGttgctatattaatattttttaattaattgcattttttCTCTTCCAAAAGCTTACTGACGACTCATGGTAAGTCCTGAATGTGGGCTtagaatgattttaaatgttcGTTTATACTGTTACTGACAAATGTGTAATATATCTATGactatatatgaatataaacgtCAGTTTTTCTTAgtattagataattttttatgaaacataaatCAAACCAAAAACTCTACAAGCACCGGTGCTCTAAGCAGGTTGTTCGCGTCGGTCGCCCGCTCGTGCATCGCGGACAAGGCTGGGGGGGAAAGGGATATGACCGAGTAGCGCCGCGCCCTATGGGAGTCTGTCCGTCGACAACAGTTCTCAGGAATTGTTCAGGCAGGTTAGTgtacagacatacatacatactttatattataactaacgtGTACTTGTGATTGCAGAGGTAAATACTATTATAGGTAAAGTACGGGAGGTTTATTGTGTTcaatttactatataatatgtatatgaacaTGATGACTACTAACACTTTGTAATCCCAGGCTTCCAGATGGCGCAACAGAGTCTTGCGTCAATGCAGCAGCAACAGCAACAGCAACAGCCGCCGCAACAGCCCTCAACGTCACAGCCGGTCAAACAATGGAATATGCTTTTCAAGAAGTAAATACACCCACAGACTGATATACAGCGCTACTATAAAACCGTTAACGGGATAGTGTTGTGATAGTGAGTGTTATAGAACAAATTGCTCAATAAAcggacacacacacacacaatgaCAATAGTGTATTACATTTATCAGCTATTAATGTACATAAGACTTTATATATAGCATTATTCCATTCGGTACCGTCTAGATGTAAGTTGATTGTATGTCCTTATGAATCACATGGTGATATGTTTGAGTgttgttgaaattttattgttccGCGGCCCGGCCTGTACGGCGCGTTTGTCAATTCGTTTGTATTCATCGTctataatagaatttaatatgtacTGAAGTTTATGTAATTTAGTAGCGATATCATCAAATTGTTATGgtgatttcattattattatatatttttttttattcttaaatgtaaaccgatattaacttaaaatatatagcacAAGCAATACCCGtttattgtatacatattaatggCACGGTGTTGTAACACCGAACAGTCTAACGACGTTACAATAGGATGagtaaaattatagaaatttatattgtaaaatagtttataattaattcccTTGTAATAGTATAAGATGTTGAAGATTTGTCTGATTCGTCATGTAGGAATTTAATGTCCTTTGTCCGTGACGGTTCTGTGTTTAAAGATTtcgatgttttatatatatataaatatatataacagaacTCCTGTGACCCTATGGATAACTTAGCGGTGCAACTGTATGAagtaaatttgaaattgtgATATATGTTAGAGCAGTGTCTGTTATGCTGTAATGATTTAGCGTCTTTTATTGAATTGTAACTCAACTTCGGCGCTGCTAAGTGATATAGTTCATCCTCAGCGTTCATATGAATCGGTGGAGCCACTCGCGTAACTGTTCGAGTACTACTGAAAAAATCACCTATCTCGTACTGTTTGGAATTGTGACGCGGTATTGCTGCATTTTAATACGACGCGTCACAAACGAACAAGTCGAGCTATGTAGTTTCTGTATTTCAGTAAGTATGTACTGTTGCTACGGATGCGAATACGACTACGACTGATTTTCGTAAAAGAGGTTGCTATATTGAAGCGCCTTGTATTTTCTCGTGTGTGGAAAACTATCCTAGATACTTGTAATATAGTACTAGTTattgaagtaataataatattagataaataattaattaatgaagtaGTTTATGTAAGTTTTCAACGGCAATGCGCGCAGCTCTCGtggttgtaattaaattttgtacagTCCGTTCGCTTGGCTGTGTTTGTGAAATCAGGATGGTatagttatagaaaaaaaaaaatgttatttcaatgAGTTATTTCGTGTAATTTAAGAGCGCGAGTACGCATGGTTACCAATTCCCGTAGAGTGGCGCATTGCTCTGTAAAGTTTAGGCGTTACTTTGGGCGTAAGTTATTTACGGAGAATTAGTGTTAAagtttattctaaaaattatcataagcCATATACTCCTTTTTCTAAACAATTTGTGttgtaataaagtattttttcatcaaatgCTCTCgtttcatttttttcttttattcatatttcaatGTTGTCTGCTGAGATTATTACTTAGTGGACTTTGATTGCAAACATTATTCTTCTCTTCAAGGGTTTTTCTGTATAAGCCTAAGGATTCAAAATCCCggaaatataatgatttatactTGTAACATTAAACGTATGAAACTTTGTGATGGTTGCTATAACACGACAGAAAAACACAaaacacctcgtctgcccgtgatcacggttgctgcaaagtaacggaaacgtcgggattatgtagttattaaataataaaatccgcgtagtaaatccgaataacactagtttcatttaaatgaatactcgcgaaaatcttagatctcattacaaaaacacgtttaagaaaaatatgtaggtacagaagtatatttatattgaagccTCTGTCgccatataaaacaaaagaacgCCAAAAACACGTACAGGTTAATTAAGACCTTGTAATGGCACAAAGCGGGGGTCAGCGTTTAGCTTCATTGGAGAATGTAGGCAAAAATGATTGGAGCGTCCGATCTAACAAAGGTTGCGGAACAAAAAAGAAGTGTAAAGATTCCCTTCaagctttaattaaatttcccgttttgttaatttgtctAGGCCTAGGCTAGAATTCcttcaaagtaaatttttaaattgaataattgaattttaatttgaataaatacagttgtattacaaacatacgttgaattaattgatttcttTGATTGTCAATTTGTTTTGTCAAATGTCACATCTTATGTCATCACATAACACAGATTAAACCTAACACCATGAAGTTCCGTTTATGTTGATTTTAAAGCTAGTCGGTATGacttttgtttgatattattcAGCGATCATTCAAACAGTCAATTATCAGTTATGATTTTGCACACAGAATTCCTCCCATATTAATTGTCAAAATGACAAACAAGAAATTTGTGTTTGCTTAAAATATGATAGTTATGTAAGTTTTATAGTAAGTGATAGATGAATTGAGAAATAATGATATAGTAAGTAAGAGgacacaatattatttataaatttttaaccggTTTAGTTCTGACGCATTggtaaaaatgaaacaatttaCATTGGAGGTCGTGTTGATGCctgatttttactttttaaataaactttattttgtttagtatCCTGTTATGGATGATACGAAAAGAGAGAGTcgttgacattaaaaaaataatgcaaattacatttacattttatatttcaaaaattatcaaataacacttttatactttttattaacaataaat
This Danaus plexippus chromosome Z, MEX_DaPlex, whole genome shotgun sequence DNA region includes the following protein-coding sequences:
- the LOC116777485 gene encoding CCR4-NOT transcription complex subunit 1 isoform X4, with the translated sequence MNLDPLTFSLSQINYLVVNLNKKNFKQTSQELSQIVSLYGLEAENQLLRCLLSEAAKTWDERTASSVHASLLAQHLACLLNHPAKSTVICQAVDQPTRSLQKVLKPTNSLLSRLARLLKFTTAQDVAFTLVLRRNSSKPDIVSLAKQHLKKRFLDFVQCYLDAERGHQVERAGLQECSPEVLQTLLTSLAYENFRLAAVTKDLFLKRLRIDFPREVVPIVLAPLLYPDDTQTPLEEMTTSDDMTAAMMDNTLAEIIRDIGYAFTASVEDCKNNMVNFGAREPTAIDVARIISTMIKYHATIQEAPHVQTPGNFWMNHEAKKEAMAHGHVGETWNPEVFVQTLKELASNLNWKEVILQLDHPEFIVPDRQGLSLLFTILRLGLQSAGYPANIFPVEYLCRRWANLEGQMSLLTNILKHPDIFSFADHPFHPVSIDLLKSPPETDNKEVSTWRCLYLVELLLYASERGYYLQVHELFKYPLQHCPDILLLALLQISPPITVFRQELLTTLIPIFLGNHPNSGIVLQHAWHSQNPNIKPIIMHAMADWYIRGECDQSKLSRILDVAQDLKALSLLLNVQSFPFIIDLACLASRREYLKLDKWLTDKIRDHGETFVTAMVKFLQRRCPQIIGKIPEDQLPKAAQLPPETVGTMLACLQLCIPNVQQELQEAIYNLMASCQALILTKARPGIPGIARPHTRILETPFNPAGLGPQLFTPHVDAIANLAPNVANMTLGAPANTAFAMPGTLGPLVAAPGSPSRLLGAGPNSPFAMMPMQQHVANVANMGALARMPPTPMDKPRLPDPIHLPEMIHNVSKEIEDEANGYFQRIYNHPPHPTLSIDEVLEMLKKFQDSPNKRERDVFSCMLRNLFEEYKFFPQYPDKELHITAQLFGGIIEKGLVPSYVSLGLALRFVLDALRKPEGSKMYYFGIAALDRFKSRLKDYHKYCEHVRAIPHFNEFPPHLIEYIEYGLQSQEPPTKPQGAVLPTSLTAILNQTAVITVSAPYRAVICAPSAISVISKVSNCIAGGIGSRPSIANATNIDTLLTATDREEKINAPPEAIQDKTAFIFNNLSQLNLQPKCEELKEIITEEYFPWLSQYLVMKRASIELNFHALYSNFLDVLKIREINRLVTKETYRNIRVLLRSDKGIANFSDRSLLKNLGHWLGMLTLARNQPILYIDLDLKALLLEAYHKGQQELLYVVPFVAKVLESCAKNVVFKPPNPWTMALMNVLAELHQEPDLKLNLKFEIEVLCKNLSLDIADLKPSLYLKDPEKVRTIEFQLSQPKPVKETPNVMPVNQTLVPAPQIQLMPPQPQMIPVEDMSAAAPTPTAGLVANDPNLMGVLGLPEPRFNYLDVNVSSTSAFGQKICFNPHIILFQNYPHLKQFVKPAIERSIQEWIHPVVDRSIKYALTTCEQIIRKDFSFDPDEVRMRTCAHHMMRNLTAGMAMITCREQIISTISTNLKAAFITALIPTTPQQKDIIESAAAVLATENMELACAFIQKTAVEKALPELDKRLMNDYEMRKIARQEGRRYYDPIVLTYQTERIPERVRLRVGGPTDLQISVYEEFACNIPGFMPVRDAGMFIPKPSAQEQVPQMTFNQVMNPQQVYGTDEMGTLISAAELFLSNALSVPSFAVQATNMHTLLECLIIARRNRDIVSGYTLLQRAVEGLLDGHIVQPGTNPEHAEMMTRYRDIHLRVLKLLEDARVYGHAWTTKQITYCVSECRDELRYNLEAIDCLVRNHLINMPQYDLALAHLMDNGNNYVAVAFAMQVVQLYLVDDRNNVYATESDLYHTTDTLVRMMSHSRQPPPEGLATLIETIRINQDPSTYLGERSPLGPTAHIHNGILQVRARDYEDPPGLQEKTENLLREWRNVLLSPLTEIEIGQNFNIYVHRMNMNGILKSDDMITRFFRIATQMCVENVYQLLNEDRMNPPPVPPKRDKYYAMCDSFIKLVSLLIKNTADGGNPTPKLNLLNKILGIIAGCLLQDHEEHGSNFQQLPYHRLLLILFLDMNMAEPVLESMNYQVLTAFCHTLRIIRPSVAPGFCYAWLEIVAHRAFVNRVLAVTPQQKGWGMYSTLLIDLFKFLDPFLRNTELATPVMMLYKGTLKVLLVLLHDFPEFLCDYHYGFCDEIPPNCIQMRNLILSAFPRNMRLPDPFTPNLKVDLLAEITLPPRAVINYANIIPASQFKKDLDAYIKARAPVTFLSELRSNMQVVNEPGRRYNSQLMNAVVLYVGTQAIAYIRAKGQTPNMSTIAHSAHMDIFQNFTVDFDYEGRYLFLNAIANQLRYPNSHTHYFSCCLLYLFAEANTEAVQEQITRMLLERLIVNRPHPWGLLITFIELIKNPIYKFWTHEFVHCAPEIEKLFASVARSCIADKAGGERDMTE